GCGAGGTCGCGATAGAGCCGGTCTGCCAGATCGGCGTGGCCGGCATCCTCCAGCCGGTCGATCGCCACGACCGCCTCGCGCCGCGCAAAGTTTGCGCGATCCGCCGCGTTCGGCTCCGGCGCGCCGACGTCGATATTGACGAGGCCGAGCTTTTCCGCCGCGAGCTGACCGTAGAACGCCGTGCCGTAGGCGGCCGCCTTCTCATAATATGCTCTGGCGTCGTCCGCGCCGTCGGCTTCGGCGGAACGGCCGAGCCAGTAGTAGGCGCGCGACAACGAGATCGGACCGCCTGCGATTTCCGAGATCCGCGAAAAGTGCTTCGTTGCGGCGGCGGCGTCGCCCAGGGCGCGGAGCGCATACCAGCCGGCATGGAATTCGGCGTCGACGGTGTTGGCGGGAGATTCGGCGCTGTGTCCGGCGACGACCTCATATGCCAACCCTGCCTTGCCCTCGTCCATCAGCTCACGCGACAGCACGCGTCGCTCAACCCACCAGGCGTCCGGATCGACCAGCGCATCCCTGTCTTTGGGCGCCTTTCCCACGACCGAAGCCGCAGCCGAAAACTGTTTCGCGCGCCGCAGTTGCTTGCATTCGGCGAAGAGGAAGCCGGCTGTTCGCTGATTGGCAGGCACCGCGGCAAGAAGTTTCAAGGCGTCCTTGTCCCGCCGCAGCACGCCGGCCCACGCCTTGAACAAAGGCTCGGCCTGAGCATAGGTCGCGACATGCTCCGCGGACTTGATGCGCTCCGCATAGAGCATCCTTTCCATCCGGAAGCGATGATCGGCCTGAGGAATGAGCGTTCCGAATTCCGCCAGGATGGATGTTTCCTGCTTCGGGTCGAGCTCCGTCGTGCGCCAGAAGGGACCAATGACCCGGCGCGCGGCTTCCGCGTCACCGAGCGCGACATGCGCACGGGCCGATATGATGGCGCCCTCGGCGGTCAGCGGCGATCGGTCCCTGAGGGCAGCGATGACGGCAGTCGGGGGCGCGTTCTCGCGCGCAAGAGCCCGCTCCATGTTGCGCAGCAGCGTCTCCCGTCCCGGCCAGCCGCGCAAATCCCTTTCGGCGGCGGCGATCTCCGTGCTGGATGCCCGGTTGCCGCCACGTATGGCGATCGTCCATTCGAGGATGTGGCGGTCGAGTGTGCCGTCGGCAAGCCCGTCGCGCACGGCTCGCGCGGCAACGATGTCGCCGGCGCCGACCGCGTCGAGACCGCGTTTCAGCGCCGCGCGATCCGACGGGACGGTTTCGTCGATGAACGCCATGACACCCGGGATCGCTGCGGTGGTGCTGCGATCGAGACGATCCGCCTTGGCGTCGGCGCGTGTGCTTGCGGTCGGTTGGGTCGGTGCGAACGCACTGCCCCCTGCCGCTGTCAGCAGAGACGCGGCGGCGACCAGCATGAGGGAGATGCGCCACGGAACCGGCATCAGGCCTGACCTGTCTGCATACGAGACGAGGAAGAACGGACGGGGACAACGCTACATGCCGGCGGTGAAGAGCTGGTAAACAAATGGTTGATCCTCTCGGCCCCTGCCGCGCGCCAGGCCGGGCCGTGGCATATTGCGGCCCGCAGGTGTCAAGACTATGGTGCGCGGCCTCGCGTTCCGCTAAAACGCCGCGTCGAAAAAACAAATGTCCGCGAGGACTTGGGAGTTGGTGCAAAAATGCTCAGAGGTTCGTTGACCGCGCTCGTGACGCCTTTCGACAATGGCGGCGCTTTCGACGAGAAAGCCTTCCAGGCGTTCGTCGAATGGCAGATCGCCGAAGGCACCAGCGGTCTCGTGCCGGTCGGTACGACCGGGGAGTCGCCGACCCTTTCGCATGAAGAGCATCATCGGGTGGTGAAGGCCTGCATCGAGGTCGCGAAGGGCAGGGTGCCGGTCGTGGCGGGTGCCGGGTCGAACAACACGGCGGAGGCCATCAGCCTCGTGGAACATGCCGAAAAGAGCGGCGCGGATGCCGTGCTGGTGGTGACGCCTTATTACAACAAGCCGACGCAGCGCGGCCTCTACGCGCATTTCGCGGCGGTCGCCAAGGCCACCAGCCTGCCGATCATCATCTACAATATCCCGCCCCGTTCGGTCGTCGACATGACGCCGGAGACGATGGGCAGGCTTGCGCACGACTTCAAGAACATCGTCGGTGTCAAGGACGCGACCGGCAAGGTGGAACGCGTGTCTGAGCAGCGCATCACCTGCGGAAAGGATTTCATCCAGCTTTCCGGGGAAGATGCTTCCGCGCTCGGCTTCAATGCCCATGGCGGCGTAGGCTGCATCTCCGTGACCTCCAATGTCGCGCCGCGGCTCTGCGCCGAATTCCAGGCGGCGACATTGGCCAACGACAGGGACCGCGCGCTCGAATTGCAGGACCGCCTGATGCCCTTGCACAAGGCGATCTTCATCGAGCCGGGTCTGGCCGGCTCGAAATACGCGCTGTCGAAGCTGGGCAAGGTGGAAAACAACGTGCGCCTGCCGTTGACCACCGTCGAAGCGTCGACCGCCGAGAAGATCGACGCCGCCATGAAGCACGCGGGATTGATCAACTAGGCGGGTGACGCCATCTATTCCCCATGGCTCCCGGCAAGAAATCAGACCCGAACAACAAGATCGCGGCCGAGAATCGCAAGGCGCGTTTCGCCTATGAGATTCTCGACACGATCGAGGCCGGGCTCGTGCTCACCGGCACCGAGGTGAAGTCGCTGCGTCAGGGACAGGCCAACATCCAGGAATCCTACGCTTCCCTGGAGGATGGCGCGATCTGGCTGATCAACTCCTACGTGCCGGAGTATCTTCAGGGCAACCGCTACAACCACGAGCCGCGCCGGCGTCGCAAGCTCCTGCTGAACAAGCGCGAAATGGCGCGGCTCGGTCAGGCGGTCGATCGCGAGGGCATGACCATGGTGCCGCTCAAGATATATTTCAACGACCGTGGCCGCGCGAAGCTGTTGCTGGCGATCGCGCGCGGCAAGAAGCTTCACGACAAGCGTGAGACCGAGAAGCAGCGCGATTGGGCGCGGGAAAAAGGCCGGTTGCTCAAGCAGCACGGGTAGCACGGGCGCTCGACAGCGCCATCAATTGGCTTAGTCGGTCAAGTGCCGGTGGATGGCCTCGAAGACATTGACGAACATTTGCTCGGTGAGCACGCCCGTATTCGTGTTGTATCGGGAGCAGTGGTAGCTGGAGAAAAGCGTCGTTTCGCCGATACAATGCTTGCCGCCGTGCTTGAACGGATGCGCGGACACCCTTCCGCCGAGCGCCCGCACCGTCGACTGATGTGCGATCGCGCCCAACGCCAGAACGGCTTCCAGCCTGGGAAAGCTCGCAATCGTTGGCGAAAGGAACTGCCGGCATGTCGCGATCTCGCCGCCCGTCGGCTTGTTTTCCGGCGGCACGCAGCGCACGGCATTTGTGATGGCGGTGCCGACCAGTTCCAGACCGTCATCCGGTCGTGCGCGAAACGTCCCCCGCGCGAAACCGAAGCGGATGAGCGTCGAATAGAGCAGATCGCCGGCATAGTCGCCCGTGAACGGCCGACCAGTCCGGTTGGCGCCCCTTAGCCCTGGCGCCAGTCCCACGATCAGAAGGCGCACGCTTTGCCGGCCTGCCATGGGAAGAAACGTCGGCACCGGACCGTTGAACCAGTCGGGCTCGCGGACACGCCACATCGCAATGAAGTCGTGCAGTCGCGGACAGAGGGGACAATCGTGACTCGGTTCTGGCGACTGGATCGCTGGCACAGGCATATGACACTTTCGCTGGCGGCGGGTCTGCCGGAAGCCGTGAGGTGGCGTGGCGGAAATCGCTTCTCCGAAGCTACGCCACGATTCCCGAGAATCTCACATTCGCGGCGGGGCGGCGAAATGCAAAGGCCTTACAGATCGTCCGGTTCCTGCGGCTCCACGCGCCGCACGGGCCGCTCCGCCGGATCACGGCCGATGTCGGCCTTCAGCGACATCAGGTCGATGAAATGATCTGCCTGCCGCCGCAGGTCGTCGGAGATCATCGGGGGTTGCGACGCCATGGTGGACACGATGCTGACCTTGCGCCCGCGCCGCTGCAGCGCGTCGACCAGCGTGCGGAAGTCACCGTCGCCGGAAAAGATGACGAAATGGTCCACGGCTTCCGCCCACGCCAGTTCCAGGGCGTCGATCGTCAACTCGATGTCCATATTGCCCTTGATCTTGCGCCGTCCGGCTGCGTCGGTGAACTCCTTCGCCGGCTTGGTGACGACCTTGTAGCCATTGTAGTCGAGCCAGTCGATCAGGGGGCGTATGGACGAGTATTCCTGATCTTCGACCAGCGCCGTGTAGTAGTAGGCCCGCAGGAGATAGCCCTTCTTCTGGAAAGTACCCAACAGCTTGCGATAATCGATATCGAATCCGAGGGAACGCGAGGTCGCGTAGAGATTTGCGCCATCTATGAAAAGAGCGATCTTCTCTCGTGGATCAAACATGCCCCAAACCCCTGAATACACTGCGCTAAAAACTGTTTCCGTCTGCCTGTCCAACGCGCGCCCGGCCTTCAATCTGGGCGCCGCGGACGCATCTGCTTTTGCAGATAGCGCCTGCCCGGCCTTCGGCAAGCTATACCTTTGGCGATGCAGGGAAACGCACTTTCGCGCCGTGCGGGTTGCGACGCGGGGCGTAAAGGTTGCGACGCAGACGGGCTTCGCGACGCCTCGTATATCCAATTTACTTGAATTCGACGGCGCTTCGGTTTATGGACCGCGCCAGTTTTCCGAGAAATCCAAGCTTTGAAAGGGGCGTTCATTGGCCCGCGTTACCGTTGAAGACTGCATCGACAAGGTCGACAACCGCTTCGAACTGGTGCTGCTCGCCAGCCATCGCGCACGGCAGATTTCGCAGGGCGCGTCGATCCTCGTCGACCGCGACAACGACAAGAACCCGGTCGTCGCGTTGCGCGAGATCGCCGATGAGGTGCTGTCGCCGGGCGATCTGAAGGAAGATCTGATCCATTCGCTGCAGAAGCATGTCGAGGTCGACGAGCCCGAGGCGCAGGACGCGCCGGAGGTTGCCGACAAGGTCGGCGTGCCCGCCGTCGCCAGCGATGCCGATCAGGACGATGACAGCAACATCGCTTTCGACCGCATGTCGGAAGAGGATCTGCTGGCCGGCATCGAAGGTCTCGTGCCGCCGGAAAAGAGTGACGACTACTGATCTCTGGATCAGTGGGCCGCCACTTTCGTGGCGTACGATTCGTGACTAAATAGCAGGCGCTGCGGGTCTCTCGCGGCGCCTGATTTGCTTTGCCCGGGACCCCGCCTATGATGCGTCAATATGAGCTTGTCGAGCGCGTGCAGCGCTACAAGCCCGACGCCAACGAAGCCTTGCTCAACAAGGCCTATGTCTACGCGATGCAGAAGCACGGGCATCAGCGTCGCGCCTCCGGCGATCCGTATTTCTCGCATCCGCTCGAAGTCGCGGCGATCCTGACCGACATGCATATGGACGAGGCGACCATCGCGGTCGCCCTTCTCCATGACACGATCGAGGACACGACCGCGACGCGGCAGGAGATAGACGAGCTTTTCGGACCGGATCTCGGACGGCTGGTCGAGGGGCTGACCAAGCTGAAGAAGCTCGATCTCGTATCCAAGAAGGCGGAGCAGGCAGAGAACCTGAGAAAGCTCCTGCTGGCGATCGCCGAGGACGTCCGCGTCCTCCTCGTCAAGCTCGCCGACCGCCTGCACAACATGCGGACGCTGGATCATATGCGGCAGGACAAGCGCCTGCGCATCGCCGAGGAGACGATGGAGATCTACGCGCCTCTCGCCGGCCGCATGGGCATGCAGGGCGTGCGCGAGGAACTCGAGGATCTGGCCTTCCGCCACATCAATCCCGAGGCCTACAAGACCGTGACCGAAAGGCTGGCGGAAGTGGTCGAGCGCAGCCAGAGCGTGATCGGCGAGATCGAGGCCACGCTTTCGCGGGTTTTCGAGAAGTACGCGATCAGGGCGTCCGTGAAGAGCAGGCAGAAGAAGCCATGGTCCGTTTTCCGCAAGATGGAGACGAAGGGTCTGTCCTTCGAGCAACTGTCCGATATCATCGGTTTTCGCGTGCTCGTCGACACGGTCGAGGATTGCTATCGGGCGCTCGGCGCCATCCACACCTCGTGGTCCATGGTTCCGGGCCGCTTCAAGGATTACATCTCGACGCCGAAGCAGAACGACTACCGCTCGATCCACACCACCATCGTCGGTCCGTCCAAGCAGCGCATCGAACTCCAGATCCGCACGAAGGAGATGAACACAATCGCCGAATACGGCGTCGCCGCCCATGCCGTATACAAGGATACGCCGCCGGAAGCGCTTGGCATTGGCCATACCCTGTCCAAGGACACCAACGCCTATGCCTGGCTGCGGCATACGATCGAACAACTGGCTGAAGGTGACAATCCGGAGGACTTCCTCGAAAACACCAAGCTGGAGCTTTTCCAGGATCAGGTGTTCTGTTTCACGCCAAAGGGACGGCTGATCGCCCTGCCGCGCGGGGCGACGCCTATCGACTTCGCCTATGCCGTCCATACCGAGGTCGGCGATACCTGCGTCGGCGCCAAGATCAACGGCCGCACCATGCCGCTGATGACCGAGCTCAAGAATGGCGACGAGGTCGAGATCATCCGTTCCAGGGCGCAGACGCCGCCGGCGGCCTGGGAGTCGATGGTCGTCACCGGCAAGGCCCGCGCCGCGATCCGCCGGGCGACCAAGAATGCCGTGCGCAAGCAGTACTCCGGCCTCGGCGCGCGCATCCTCGAACGGGCTTTCGAGCGTGCCGGCAAGACCTTCCAGAAGGAGCAGCTCAAGCCGGTCCTGCATCGTCTGGCGCGCAGGGACATCGAGGACGTGCTGACCTCGGTCGGACGGGGCGAACTGGCTTCGGCGGACGTGCTCAGGGCGGTGTTCCCGGACTACAAGGACGAGCGCGTGACGCCGTTGCCCCAGAAGCCGCGCGAGGAAGGCTGGTTCAACATCCGCAACGCCGCCGGCATGCTGTTCCAGCTTCCCGGCCTGGCGAAGAGCCGCAGCCGGAGCGACGGCCGCGAAGACGGCGCCGTGCCGATCCGCGGGGTGAGAGGCGATCTGCCGGTGAAATTCGCTCCCGAGGGCGCGGTGCCGGGCGACCGCATCGTCGGCATACTGCAGCCCGGCGCGGGCATCACCATCTACCCAATCCAGTCGCCTTCCCTCGTCGCCTTCGACGACCAGCCCGAGCGCTGGGTCGATGTGCGGTGGGACATCGACGAGGGTATGAAGGAGCGTTTCCCGGCCCGCATCTCCGTCACGGCGATCAATGCGCCGGGCTCGCTTGCCGAGATCGCGCAGGTAATCGCGACCAACGACGCCAACATCCACATGCTGTCGATGGTGCGCACCGCTCCGGATTTCACCGAGATGCTGGTCGACCTCGAAGTGTGGGACC
The window above is part of the Rhizobiaceae bacterium genome. Proteins encoded here:
- the smpB gene encoding SsrA-binding protein SmpB, which translates into the protein MAPGKKSDPNNKIAAENRKARFAYEILDTIEAGLVLTGTEVKSLRQGQANIQESYASLEDGAIWLINSYVPEYLQGNRYNHEPRRRRKLLLNKREMARLGQAVDREGMTMVPLKIYFNDRGRAKLLLAIARGKKLHDKRETEKQRDWAREKGRLLKQHG
- the rpoZ gene encoding DNA-directed RNA polymerase subunit omega is translated as MARVTVEDCIDKVDNRFELVLLASHRARQISQGASILVDRDNDKNPVVALREIADEVLSPGDLKEDLIHSLQKHVEVDEPEAQDAPEVADKVGVPAVASDADQDDDSNIAFDRMSEEDLLAGIEGLVPPEKSDDY
- a CDS encoding uracil-DNA glycosylase produces the protein MPVPAIQSPEPSHDCPLCPRLHDFIAMWRVREPDWFNGPVPTFLPMAGRQSVRLLIVGLAPGLRGANRTGRPFTGDYAGDLLYSTLIRFGFARGTFRARPDDGLELVGTAITNAVRCVPPENKPTGGEIATCRQFLSPTIASFPRLEAVLALGAIAHQSTVRALGGRVSAHPFKHGGKHCIGETTLFSSYHCSRYNTNTGVLTEQMFVNVFEAIHRHLTD
- a CDS encoding lytic transglycosylase domain-containing protein, yielding MPVPWRISLMLVAAASLLTAAGGSAFAPTQPTASTRADAKADRLDRSTTAAIPGVMAFIDETVPSDRAALKRGLDAVGAGDIVAARAVRDGLADGTLDRHILEWTIAIRGGNRASSTEIAAAERDLRGWPGRETLLRNMERALARENAPPTAVIAALRDRSPLTAEGAIISARAHVALGDAEAARRVIGPFWRTTELDPKQETSILAEFGTLIPQADHRFRMERMLYAERIKSAEHVATYAQAEPLFKAWAGVLRRDKDALKLLAAVPANQRTAGFLFAECKQLRRAKQFSAAASVVGKAPKDRDALVDPDAWWVERRVLSRELMDEGKAGLAYEVVAGHSAESPANTVDAEFHAGWYALRALGDAAAATKHFSRISEIAGGPISLSRAYYWLGRSAEADGADDARAYYEKAAAYGTAFYGQLAAEKLGLVNIDVGAPEPNAADRANFARREAVVAIDRLEDAGHADLADRLYRDLADQLNSPGELALLAAKAEARGNHFLALKVAKAAANRGIAIGGLSHPLGAIPEIADIGGAGQALAYAIARQESEFNVGAVSGAGARGLLQLLPGTAKDVARRSGMPYSASRLTTDAAYNAALGAAFLGEQLSRFNGSYILTFAGYNAGPRRAADWVKRYGDPRGKDLDTVIDWIERIPFTETRSYVQRVMENYQVYKMRLTGKFDIAGDLLNGRS
- the dapA gene encoding 4-hydroxy-tetrahydrodipicolinate synthase — its product is MLRGSLTALVTPFDNGGAFDEKAFQAFVEWQIAEGTSGLVPVGTTGESPTLSHEEHHRVVKACIEVAKGRVPVVAGAGSNNTAEAISLVEHAEKSGADAVLVVTPYYNKPTQRGLYAHFAAVAKATSLPIIIYNIPPRSVVDMTPETMGRLAHDFKNIVGVKDATGKVERVSEQRITCGKDFIQLSGEDASALGFNAHGGVGCISVTSNVAPRLCAEFQAATLANDRDRALELQDRLMPLHKAIFIEPGLAGSKYALSKLGKVENNVRLPLTTVEASTAEKIDAAMKHAGLIN
- a CDS encoding bifunctional (p)ppGpp synthetase/guanosine-3',5'-bis(diphosphate) 3'-pyrophosphohydrolase, with protein sequence MMRQYELVERVQRYKPDANEALLNKAYVYAMQKHGHQRRASGDPYFSHPLEVAAILTDMHMDEATIAVALLHDTIEDTTATRQEIDELFGPDLGRLVEGLTKLKKLDLVSKKAEQAENLRKLLLAIAEDVRVLLVKLADRLHNMRTLDHMRQDKRLRIAEETMEIYAPLAGRMGMQGVREELEDLAFRHINPEAYKTVTERLAEVVERSQSVIGEIEATLSRVFEKYAIRASVKSRQKKPWSVFRKMETKGLSFEQLSDIIGFRVLVDTVEDCYRALGAIHTSWSMVPGRFKDYISTPKQNDYRSIHTTIVGPSKQRIELQIRTKEMNTIAEYGVAAHAVYKDTPPEALGIGHTLSKDTNAYAWLRHTIEQLAEGDNPEDFLENTKLELFQDQVFCFTPKGRLIALPRGATPIDFAYAVHTEVGDTCVGAKINGRTMPLMTELKNGDEVEIIRSRAQTPPAAWESMVVTGKARAAIRRATKNAVRKQYSGLGARILERAFERAGKTFQKEQLKPVLHRLARRDIEDVLTSVGRGELASADVLRAVFPDYKDERVTPLPQKPREEGWFNIRNAAGMLFQLPGLAKSRSRSDGREDGAVPIRGVRGDLPVKFAPEGAVPGDRIVGILQPGAGITIYPIQSPSLVAFDDQPERWVDVRWDIDEGMKERFPARISVTAINAPGSLAEIAQVIATNDANIHMLSMVRTAPDFTEMLVDLEVWDLKHLNRLLSQLKENSAVSGVRRVNG
- a CDS encoding NYN domain-containing protein, with amino-acid sequence MFDPREKIALFIDGANLYATSRSLGFDIDYRKLLGTFQKKGYLLRAYYYTALVEDQEYSSIRPLIDWLDYNGYKVVTKPAKEFTDAAGRRKIKGNMDIELTIDALELAWAEAVDHFVIFSGDGDFRTLVDALQRRGRKVSIVSTMASQPPMISDDLRRQADHFIDLMSLKADIGRDPAERPVRRVEPQEPDDL